TTATCCGAGCCGCATACACCAATATTGACATAGAGATCATCATCTGTTATATCAAAGTGGTTAATGAGAGTTTGTGTCGCTAAACGGGTGTTTTCCACACCAATGCCGCTGACAACTATTTTCATTGTGTCATTAAAGAAAAGAGTATAGTTTTTTAAAGTTGTTTTTGTAAGCTTATATTTGTCAACAAAAGCTTGTGCTTCGCTTTTAAGTGCAGTTACTATATAGATCATGACCAATTATACAGAAATTTTGTTTAAGCTTTTTTCGTTATAATTCCGTCGCTCTTCTTTAGACCTGTGCAATAGGTTTGTAAGATAATGTGTCAGGGTGGGAACACAGCAGCACACCTTACGCTCTTATGTGCCGCAGGGATCTGGAGGGGGGCACCTTCAAAAAATCATCATTATTTCATCACTTACCTTTTTATTAAAACAAAACTCATTAGATTACTTTAAGATCCAAGTTATATAATTTATTTTAATAACAGAAAAATATTGAAGGTTGTATCTATGAAAGATGTTACTCCTAATAACCATGAATTGGTCATGCAAGAAGATGATTTTATCGTCTCTAAAACAGATCTAAAAGGAAGAATTACCTATTGTAATGAGATCTTTATCCAATTCGCTGGATTGGATGAAAAAGAGTTGTTGGGACAGCCACATAATATCATTCGTCATCCCGATATGCCAAAACTAATTTTTAAATTTTTGTGGGATAGGGTGCAAAACAAGCAAGAGATCTTTGCCTACGTGAAAAATCTTTCAGCTGATGGTAGTTACTACTGGGTATATGCGAACGTAACTACATCAGTTGATGAAAATCATCAAGCAATCGGATATTATTCAGTCCGTAGAAAACCGAATGTAGAAAATCTAAATATTATCATAGAACTTTATAAAAAACTTTTAGAAGAAGAGAAGAAGGGTGGCATAGAAGCTTCAAATACTTATCTGACAAATGTCTTGCAAGAACGTGGTATGAGTTATGATGAGTTCATCAATACAGTCCAAAATGGGAGTTTATGATGTTCGGTAAAAATACAAATGAAGTGCAAGTTGACAAAAAACTATTTGAAAAACTTCTCAATGTAGTAAAAGATGCTGCGGCTGGAAAATTGGACTCTAGAATTGTGGGTATTGATAAATCTGATCCGCTTGGAGAGATTGCATGGTCCGTTAATAATTTACTCGATCAGACAGAAGCGTTTATGAGGGAAACAAAAACCTCAATCGACAGTGCCAATTCAGGGCTTGATTATAGAAATATTGATCCTCATGGCTTAAAGGGTGCTTTTAAACAGAACGCTCTGCTTGTAGCACAAGGGGTTGAAGGTGTTATACTTGGGCAAAAATCTAAAACTAAAGGTGAATTAACAAGCACATTTAATAAACTTGGCGGAGGTATGAAATCTAGCTTGCAAAAAATCCAACATGCCATGGATGATAGTTTGGAAAATATTCATAAAATTGCTGGTTCATCTAAAGAAATGGCTAGAGAAGCAGGTCAAAGTCTTCTTTCTATAGATGAGCTTAGTGTCAAGATAGAACATTTAACAAATCTGATTATCAAGAGTAGTGAAGCTATCGATACTCTCTCAACACAAGCAAATGATATTACATCAGTTTTAGATCTGATCAAAGACATTGCTGATCAAACAAACTTACTGGCGCTTAATGCGGCAATTGAAGCTGCTCGTGCAGGGGAACATGGTCGTGGTTTTGCCGTTGTTGCCGATGAGGTGAGAAAACTTGCCGAACGTACACAGCGTGCTACTGCGGAAATTTCTGTGACAACAAAATCATTGCAACAAGAAGCAAATGGTATTCACGAGAATTCCGAAGAAATAGAGAGCATAGCAGTTGAATCTAATGAAGGGATTCAAGGGCTAAAAATAGCTTTAGAAAATGTAAATCAAAGTGCAGCTGACAACGCACAAGTTTCTTCATTAATGGAAAACTCTAATCTCGCTACAATTATAAAAATCGATCATATCGTATATAAAAATATGGCATATTCTGCAGTGATTAGTGAATCATTAAATGAAATTTCTATGTGTGATCATGACCATTGTAGTTTTGGACATTGGTATCATGGAGAAGGGGAAGCAGAGTTCGGACACACGAAAGCCTATATAGCAATGAAACAGCCACACAAAACTATCCATACTCGTGTTACAGAGAATATGAAATTTGTTAAAGAAAAGTCGGTTTTTAAAAATAAAGAAGTTATTATTAAAAACTTTTCTGAAATGGAAGAGGCAAGCAGTGAATTGTTTAGACTACTGGATATTATGGTGCAAGAGGCGCATGAATAGTTTTGAAACTATTCATCCCTGTATTTTGAAATACCGCACGGTTGGTTTGGTGAAGGTGGATTATCGCGTAGATATTCCAAGTCTTCCAAAGTTTGTGTTAAAACCTTTTTCTGCAATAACAGAGGCAGCATAAGATTGTCTTTTTCAT
This is a stretch of genomic DNA from Sulfurimonas sp. C5. It encodes these proteins:
- a CDS encoding PAS domain-containing protein, with amino-acid sequence MKDVTPNNHELVMQEDDFIVSKTDLKGRITYCNEIFIQFAGLDEKELLGQPHNIIRHPDMPKLIFKFLWDRVQNKQEIFAYVKNLSADGSYYWVYANVTTSVDENHQAIGYYSVRRKPNVENLNIIIELYKKLLEEEKKGGIEASNTYLTNVLQERGMSYDEFINTVQNGSL
- a CDS encoding CZB domain-containing protein translates to MENSNLATIIKIDHIVYKNMAYSAVISESLNEISMCDHDHCSFGHWYHGEGEAEFGHTKAYIAMKQPHKTIHTRVTENMKFVKEKSVFKNKEVIIKNFSEMEEASSELFRLLDIMVQEAHE